The uncultured Cohaesibacter sp. genome window below encodes:
- a CDS encoding flagellin, which yields MPVISTNVAATTALRYLNKSSNSVSTSISKLSSGSRISKASDDPAGLAIATRMSSDIASLEQASSNVSSSLALLQTADGGAEAIADILERMVSLASQAASGTVTDDERSSIQTEFSALLAEIDGVASGTRYNGVSLLDGSSDYADDTVETCAVYGSGSSSGYSAAGQTEDAVASFSINGTTVTVSSSSDGTGTQAMSVEDLADAINASLHEQGDYTVTASVDASGNLIYETAETGELARLTIGNVSGDGALLSAMGLSSGTDISAKGSSVEALTTGVNIVVGASGADTINLSIEALSAGALGLSDLDLSTRDGADKALSLLGVAVNSVAGMRAGLGATMSRFEFRARQIDTSIENLEAAESAIMDVDIAREMSKMASERVRLQAAVAAVAQANKVPQYLLKLLQ from the coding sequence ATGCCCGTCATTTCGACCAATGTAGCCGCCACGACCGCCCTGCGCTATTTGAACAAGAGTTCGAACAGCGTCTCGACTTCCATATCCAAATTGTCGAGCGGCTCTCGCATCAGCAAGGCTTCGGACGATCCGGCGGGACTGGCAATCGCCACCCGAATGTCGTCTGACATTGCAAGCCTAGAGCAGGCATCCTCGAATGTCTCGAGCAGTCTTGCCCTGCTGCAGACGGCTGACGGAGGAGCCGAAGCGATTGCAGACATTCTGGAACGCATGGTCTCGCTGGCCTCGCAGGCAGCCTCCGGAACGGTCACAGATGATGAGCGCAGCAGCATTCAAACGGAATTTTCTGCCTTGTTGGCGGAAATCGACGGGGTTGCTTCCGGTACGCGCTACAACGGCGTCAGCCTGCTTGATGGCTCCAGCGACTATGCCGACGACACGGTTGAGACTTGCGCTGTCTACGGCAGTGGGTCATCCTCCGGCTACAGTGCTGCGGGCCAGACCGAAGATGCGGTAGCGAGCTTCTCGATCAATGGCACGACGGTTACCGTCTCCAGCTCCAGTGATGGGACCGGCACTCAGGCGATGTCGGTGGAAGATCTGGCCGATGCGATCAATGCTTCCCTGCACGAACAGGGGGACTACACGGTCACGGCTTCTGTCGATGCGTCGGGGAATCTGATTTACGAGACGGCCGAAACCGGTGAGCTGGCACGGCTGACAATCGGCAATGTTTCAGGGGACGGAGCCCTGTTGTCGGCCATGGGATTGTCCAGCGGAACGGACATCAGCGCAAAGGGTAGTTCGGTCGAGGCTTTGACCACTGGTGTCAACATCGTGGTCGGGGCCAGCGGTGCCGATACGATCAATCTTTCGATTGAAGCCCTGTCTGCCGGGGCGCTTGGTTTGTCGGATCTCGATCTTTCCACGCGAGATGGTGCCGACAAGGCCCTGTCGCTCTTGGGTGTGGCGGTCAATTCTGTTGCGGGCATGAGAGCCGGGCTTGGGGCAACGATGTCGCGCTTTGAATTCCGTGCCCGTCAGATCGACACCAGCATCGAAAATCTGGAAGCGGCAGAGTCGGCAATCATGGATGTCGACATCGCCAGGGAAATGTCGAAGATGGCAAGTGAACGAGTTCGCTTGCAGGCTGCCGTGGCAGCGGTCGCTCAGGCCAACAAGGTGCCCCAGTATCTGCTCAAGCTGCTTCAATAG
- a CDS encoding flagellin, whose protein sequence is MPVISTNTAANTAVRYLNINSDDQSNSLAKLASGSRINKASDDAAGLAISTKIGTDVAALEQASTNASHAVSVLSTADGGASNISDIVERMKTLASESASGTVTDTERAYIQAEFEELQDEIDGICESTRYNGQSLLDGSSDFSVDDISTAAEFDSGVSAGYAAEASASDLTATFTINDIEITITATSDGTNTAALSAQDLADQINEQLHDDGNYQIEASVDGTTGNLTISTLKTGENAEISIEDVAGTATLLTACGLTAGTDVSETGSTTAVDTTGAEIVVGSTSADTINLSISTLTCDALGISDLDVSTEEGAAEALSVLDMAIDTISAARAEIGAEMSRFEFRSAQIDTSVENLDAAQSAIADVDIAAEQASLSSSSVKVQAAVAAATQANEMPQNLLSLVQ, encoded by the coding sequence ATGCCAGTAATCTCTACCAACACAGCTGCAAACACTGCAGTGCGCTATTTGAATATCAACTCGGACGACCAGTCCAACTCGCTGGCAAAACTGGCCAGTGGTTCCCGCATCAACAAGGCATCCGATGACGCTGCGGGTCTGGCTATCTCCACCAAGATCGGCACGGATGTCGCCGCGCTGGAGCAGGCATCCACCAACGCCTCCCACGCCGTATCGGTGCTTTCCACCGCTGACGGTGGCGCGTCCAACATTTCCGACATTGTCGAACGCATGAAGACGCTGGCGTCTGAATCCGCTTCCGGCACAGTGACCGATACGGAACGCGCCTACATCCAGGCTGAATTTGAAGAACTGCAGGACGAAATTGACGGTATCTGCGAATCCACCCGTTACAACGGCCAGAGCTTGCTCGATGGCTCCAGCGATTTCTCGGTGGACGACATCTCGACTGCCGCTGAGTTCGATTCCGGAGTGAGCGCTGGATACGCCGCTGAAGCGTCTGCCTCCGATCTCACGGCAACATTTACCATCAATGATATCGAGATCACCATCACGGCAACGTCTGATGGCACCAACACCGCAGCGCTTTCCGCCCAGGATCTTGCCGATCAGATCAATGAACAGCTTCATGATGATGGCAACTATCAGATCGAGGCAAGCGTTGACGGTACGACGGGCAATCTGACCATTTCGACCCTGAAAACCGGCGAAAATGCAGAGATCTCGATTGAAGATGTCGCAGGTACCGCAACCCTGTTGACCGCTTGTGGCCTGACGGCGGGTACGGACGTCAGTGAAACGGGCTCGACCACTGCGGTGGACACCACCGGCGCTGAAATCGTGGTGGGTTCCACCTCGGCCGACACCATCAATCTGTCGATCTCCACGTTGACCTGCGATGCCTTGGGTATCTCGGACCTCGACGTCTCTACCGAGGAGGGGGCGGCAGAAGCGCTCTCCGTGCTCGACATGGCGATCGACACCATTTCCGCAGCACGTGCCGAAATCGGTGCCGAGATGTCTCGTTTCGAGTTCCGGTCGGCTCAGATCGACACCAGCGTCGAAAACCTTGACGCAGCCCAGTCTGCCATCGCTGACGTGGATATCGCTGCCGAGCAGGCAAGTCTGTCTTCTTCTTCTGTGAAGGTTCAGGCCGCGGTTGCTGCCGCGACGCAGGCAAACGAAATGCCGCAGAACCTGCTGAGCCTCGTTCAGTAA
- a CDS encoding efflux RND transporter permease subunit, producing the protein MGSFFIDRPVFAWVLAIVTMLAGAWSITSLPVAQYPDIAPTTIRVSATYKGATAEAVENSVTKVIEDSLTDVDGVLYTISSSSAGRSSLELVFDGAVDPVTAQNDVQTKIGQIESQLPDAVQDAGITLRRSNDSILLVGALVSTDGKHSSLELGNLLEEVVEGPIQRTDGVGGINAFGSGYAMRIWLDPMSLNRYQLTPSDVVSAVEAQNTTVSVGSLGSQPTVDGQQFTATLTAQSQLTTVDEFKQILLKTNDDGGSVFLGDVAKVEIGQEDYGSNSLFKGQNAAGFGINLATGANAVDTSAAVRATMDKLKGSLPEGVEVQYSYDTSPFVELSINKVYHTLGEAVVLVVLVLLIFLQSFRATFIPLIAVPVVLLGTLAVLAVTGFTINTLTMFAMVLAIGLLVDDAIVVVENVDRLMHDEGIGPMEATRRSMGQITSALIGIVVVLSAVFLPMAFFGGSTGVIYRQFSITMIAAMVLSLFVALTLSPALCARFLRKQTPGKEIAPARWFNQTFDAFSRSYGSVVRFILKAPVTMMLVLVLVVGGAWLVYERMNSSFLPTEDQGMLMSMIKLPEGSTYKQTREVVLQVDSYLQSAEGEAIDATFAALGFSFGGTGSNQAMMFIKLKDFDQREDSSLDASAVALRINQHFATNRQAQIYVMQPPAIMGLGNSGGFSMYLVSRSGASHDELSQAAEQLVALAQKDSRVQNIRSSNNEDESALRILIDQQKAESFGVSLSSVNSMLSVIFSGKDVNDFDLNGNLRPVIVQGAADYRMQPEDIGKWYISNSSGDMVPFSAFITTKWEPVAPSLARYDGSSAIQIDGSAGPDTSSGQAMTAMEELAAQLPGGYGVEWTGLSYQERQSGQQAPMLYALSFLIVFLALAALYESWSIPISVMLVVPVGVFGALLAAWLFGQSNDVYFKVGILTTIGLAARNAILIVEFAETLYKQGHDLVEAAVESALQRLRPIMMTALTFILGVLPLAVATGAGANAQNAIGIGVIGGMVASTFIGVLMVPALYVIIRRLFGDKRPEETAA; encoded by the coding sequence ATGGGATCCTTTTTCATTGACCGCCCGGTCTTTGCCTGGGTGCTTGCCATTGTCACGATGCTGGCGGGTGCATGGTCCATCACCAGCCTGCCCGTTGCGCAATATCCTGACATCGCGCCGACGACCATTCGTGTATCAGCGACCTACAAGGGGGCAACCGCCGAAGCGGTCGAGAACTCCGTCACCAAAGTCATCGAGGACAGTCTGACCGATGTCGACGGCGTTCTCTATACCATTTCAAGCTCCAGCGCTGGCCGCTCGTCGCTCGAGCTGGTCTTTGACGGAGCCGTTGATCCGGTTACCGCGCAGAATGACGTTCAGACCAAGATCGGCCAGATCGAAAGCCAGTTGCCGGATGCGGTGCAGGATGCCGGTATAACGCTGCGGCGGTCGAACGACTCCATCCTGCTGGTCGGCGCTCTGGTTTCGACGGACGGCAAGCATTCCAGCCTGGAACTTGGCAACCTTCTGGAAGAGGTCGTGGAAGGCCCCATCCAGCGAACGGATGGTGTCGGCGGCATCAACGCCTTCGGGTCCGGCTATGCCATGCGCATCTGGCTCGATCCTATGTCGCTCAACCGCTACCAGCTGACCCCCAGTGATGTGGTCTCGGCAGTGGAAGCGCAGAACACCACCGTTTCGGTCGGCTCCCTCGGCAGCCAGCCCACGGTTGACGGCCAGCAGTTCACCGCAACGCTGACCGCCCAGAGCCAGCTCACCACGGTTGACGAGTTCAAGCAGATCCTGCTGAAGACCAATGATGACGGCGGTTCGGTCTTCCTGGGCGATGTTGCCAAGGTGGAAATCGGCCAGGAGGACTACGGCTCCAACTCTCTGTTCAAGGGCCAGAATGCGGCCGGTTTCGGCATCAACCTTGCCACCGGCGCCAATGCTGTCGATACCTCGGCGGCGGTTCGCGCCACCATGGACAAGCTGAAAGGCTCGCTGCCGGAAGGAGTCGAGGTGCAATACTCCTATGACACCTCGCCGTTTGTGGAGCTGTCGATCAACAAGGTCTATCACACACTCGGCGAGGCCGTCGTGCTGGTGGTTCTGGTGCTGCTCATCTTCCTTCAGTCTTTCCGTGCAACCTTTATTCCGCTGATTGCGGTGCCCGTCGTGCTGTTGGGAACCCTCGCGGTGCTGGCGGTCACCGGATTCACGATCAACACCCTGACAATGTTTGCCATGGTGCTTGCCATCGGTCTTCTGGTGGACGACGCGATCGTGGTGGTCGAGAACGTCGACCGACTGATGCATGACGAAGGCATCGGACCCATGGAGGCCACTCGCCGCAGCATGGGGCAGATCACCAGTGCGCTGATCGGGATCGTGGTGGTGCTGTCAGCCGTTTTTCTGCCGATGGCATTCTTTGGTGGTTCGACAGGCGTAATCTACCGCCAGTTCTCGATCACGATGATCGCGGCAATGGTGCTTTCGCTGTTCGTGGCGCTGACCCTGTCGCCAGCCCTTTGTGCCCGCTTCCTGCGCAAGCAGACTCCGGGCAAGGAAATCGCTCCGGCGCGCTGGTTCAACCAGACCTTTGACGCGTTCTCCCGTTCCTACGGCTCGGTGGTCCGCTTCATTCTCAAAGCCCCGGTCACGATGATGCTGGTGCTGGTGCTTGTCGTGGGGGGCGCATGGCTGGTCTACGAGCGGATGAATTCCTCCTTTCTGCCAACGGAAGATCAGGGCATGCTGATGAGTATGATCAAGCTGCCCGAGGGATCGACCTACAAACAGACCAGGGAAGTGGTTCTGCAGGTGGATTCCTACTTGCAGAGCGCCGAAGGGGAAGCGATTGACGCCACGTTCGCCGCCCTTGGTTTCAGTTTCGGTGGCACCGGCTCCAACCAGGCGATGATGTTCATCAAACTCAAGGATTTCGATCAGCGCGAGGACAGCTCGCTGGACGCCAGCGCAGTAGCGCTGCGCATCAACCAGCACTTTGCTACCAACCGGCAGGCCCAGATCTATGTCATGCAGCCACCGGCAATCATGGGGCTTGGCAACTCGGGCGGGTTCTCGATGTATCTGGTCTCGCGCAGCGGGGCAAGCCATGACGAGCTTTCCCAGGCCGCCGAGCAGCTGGTTGCTCTGGCCCAGAAGGACAGCCGCGTGCAGAACATCCGCTCCTCCAACAACGAGGACGAGAGTGCCCTGCGCATCCTGATCGACCAGCAGAAAGCCGAGAGCTTCGGGGTCTCCCTCAGTTCTGTCAACTCGATGCTGTCGGTGATCTTCTCGGGCAAGGATGTCAATGACTTCGACCTCAACGGCAACCTGCGCCCGGTTATCGTGCAGGGCGCTGCGGACTATCGCATGCAGCCCGAGGATATCGGCAAGTGGTACATCAGCAACAGCTCCGGTGACATGGTGCCGTTCAGTGCCTTCATCACCACCAAATGGGAGCCGGTAGCCCCGAGCCTTGCGCGCTATGATGGCTCGTCCGCGATCCAGATTGACGGGTCCGCCGGGCCGGATACCAGCTCGGGTCAGGCCATGACGGCGATGGAAGAACTGGCCGCCCAGCTGCCCGGCGGCTATGGCGTGGAATGGACGGGCCTGAGCTATCAGGAACGCCAGTCTGGCCAGCAGGCCCCGATGCTCTATGCACTGTCCTTCCTGATCGTCTTTCTGGCACTGGCCGCGCTCTATGAGAGCTGGTCCATTCCCATCTCGGTGATGCTGGTGGTTCCGGTGGGTGTCTTTGGTGCCCTGCTTGCCGCCTGGCTGTTTGGTCAGTCCAACGACGTCTATTTCAAGGTTGGCATTCTGACAACAATCGGTCTGGCAGCCCGTAATGCCATTCTCATCGTCGAGTTTGCCGAGACGCTCTACAAGCAGGGTCATGATCTGGTGGAAGCTGCCGTCGAGTCCGCTTTGCAGCGGTTGCGCCCGATCATGATGACGGCACTGACCTTCATCCTTGGTGTGCTGCCTCTGGCTGTCGCGACGGGTGCAGGTGCCAACGCCCAGAATGCCATCGGTATCGGGGTGATTGGCGGGATGGTCGCCTCAACCTTCATCGGCGTTCTGATGGTGCCGGCCCTTTATGTCATCATCCGGCGACTGTTCGGAGACAAGCGACCCGAAGAAACGGCAGCCTAA
- a CDS encoding sulfide/dihydroorotate dehydrogenase-like FAD/NAD-binding protein, which translates to MTVDTAVTQGALFDHQMDVLKKHLAADPRSLRNVFIADGAQAMAWEFQQDELSEKFIKTLWGLLLKNDDMSTLIQRFLWSLPLRFKRKFIKALDAHMSDRYPMFKGLSEGWPEDSYIPPYIRTPEERSADFELVNQGYLGYQTLGFSLREVELIVWLEVLRDKQCEDRPCELGHIIQRTKEEEAKKIGGCPVKIHIPEMIDLLAKGKIRKALELIESCNPLPNVTGRVCPQEHQCQGVCKHTNRPIEIGQLEWFLPEHEKAANPDQLSRFAGIVSPWQKAEKPPIAVVGSGPSGLINAYLLAVEGFPVTVFEAFHELGGVLRYGIPEFRLPNTLIDDVVAKIDALGGRFVKNFVVGKSATLEDLKAAGFWKIFVGSGAGLPTFMNVPGEELLGVMSANEFLTRVNLMRGRDPAYETPLPDVKDKNILVIGGGNTAMDAARTAKRLGGNVTIVYRRTQSEMPARVEELEHALEEGIHLAELRGPKEFVGDHHTHFVTHAVVDVNELGEPDASGRRRPRPTGEVINMPADLVIMALGNKSNPIIPSSEPKLEVSKWGTINVGKDSQETSIDGIYTGGDAARGGSTAILAAGDGQAAARQILGSIDLASDNIADMVKRADHFTSLGLAEHTVLKHTDLAAGIVEMTIRAPVIAHSARAGQFVRVLATQDGELIPLTLADWNRENGTIDLVIQGMGTSTKLMNKMKEGDFFAGIAGPLGEPSDVKKFDPETETVVFTAGGVGLPAIYPIAKTHLETGNHVTMIIGFRSADHLFWTGEDERMGLLKAKYGDMLDVIYCSNDGTFGIKGFVTNPLEDMLKDGKSSKGRKIAEVVSVGPPMMMRAVSDLTKPYEVPTVVSLNSIMVDATGMCGACMVPVLKDGKTLRQHACIDGPEFNAHSVEWDKFLPRFGQFKAQEVRSMEKHKLN; encoded by the coding sequence ATGACAGTTGACACCGCAGTCACTCAGGGCGCGCTGTTTGATCATCAAATGGACGTTCTGAAGAAACATCTCGCAGCGGACCCCAGGTCCCTGCGGAATGTCTTCATCGCGGATGGAGCCCAGGCCATGGCCTGGGAATTCCAGCAGGACGAACTGAGCGAGAAATTCATCAAGACGCTCTGGGGCCTTCTGCTGAAGAACGACGACATGAGCACCCTGATCCAGCGTTTCCTGTGGAGCCTGCCGCTTCGCTTCAAGCGCAAGTTCATCAAGGCGCTCGATGCCCACATGTCCGACCGCTACCCGATGTTCAAGGGGCTGTCCGAAGGCTGGCCTGAAGACAGCTATATTCCGCCATACATCCGCACGCCGGAAGAGCGGTCTGCCGACTTTGAACTGGTCAACCAAGGCTACCTTGGCTATCAGACGCTCGGCTTCTCCCTGCGTGAGGTCGAACTGATCGTCTGGCTCGAAGTGCTGCGCGACAAGCAGTGCGAAGACAGGCCTTGCGAGCTGGGGCACATCATCCAGCGCACCAAGGAAGAGGAAGCCAAGAAGATTGGTGGCTGCCCGGTCAAGATCCACATTCCGGAAATGATCGACCTGCTCGCCAAGGGCAAGATCCGCAAGGCGCTGGAACTGATCGAAAGCTGCAACCCGCTGCCGAACGTTACAGGCCGCGTCTGCCCGCAGGAACATCAGTGCCAGGGCGTGTGCAAGCACACCAACCGCCCGATCGAGATCGGCCAGTTGGAATGGTTCCTGCCGGAACACGAAAAGGCAGCCAATCCGGATCAGCTTTCCCGTTTCGCTGGCATCGTAAGCCCATGGCAGAAGGCCGAAAAGCCACCCATCGCGGTGGTCGGCTCCGGTCCTTCCGGCCTCATCAACGCCTATCTTCTGGCTGTTGAGGGCTTCCCGGTAACGGTCTTCGAAGCCTTCCACGAACTGGGCGGCGTGCTGCGCTACGGTATTCCTGAATTCCGTCTGCCAAACACGCTGATCGATGACGTGGTTGCCAAGATCGATGCTCTGGGCGGCCGGTTCGTCAAGAACTTCGTGGTCGGCAAGTCCGCAACCCTTGAAGATCTCAAAGCTGCTGGCTTCTGGAAGATCTTCGTCGGTTCCGGTGCTGGCCTGCCAACCTTCATGAATGTTCCGGGCGAGGAATTGCTCGGCGTCATGTCGGCCAACGAGTTCCTGACCCGCGTCAACCTGATGCGTGGCCGTGATCCGGCCTATGAAACGCCGCTTCCGGACGTCAAGGACAAGAATATCCTCGTGATTGGTGGTGGTAACACCGCGATGGACGCAGCCCGCACGGCAAAACGCCTCGGCGGCAACGTGACCATCGTCTATCGCCGCACCCAGTCCGAAATGCCTGCCCGTGTCGAAGAGCTCGAGCATGCACTGGAAGAGGGTATCCATCTGGCAGAGCTGCGCGGACCGAAAGAGTTCGTCGGCGATCACCACACCCACTTCGTCACCCACGCTGTCGTGGATGTGAACGAGCTGGGTGAGCCGGATGCCTCCGGTCGCCGTCGTCCACGCCCGACCGGTGAAGTCATCAATATGCCGGCCGATCTGGTCATCATGGCCCTTGGCAACAAGTCCAACCCGATCATCCCGTCCTCCGAGCCGAAGCTCGAGGTCTCCAAATGGGGCACGATCAACGTTGGCAAGGACAGCCAGGAAACCTCCATTGATGGCATCTACACCGGTGGTGACGCTGCCCGCGGTGGCTCCACGGCCATTCTTGCTGCCGGTGACGGTCAGGCAGCTGCCAGACAGATCCTCGGATCCATCGATCTGGCTTCTGACAACATCGCCGACATGGTCAAGAGAGCGGATCACTTCACCAGCCTCGGGTTGGCCGAACACACCGTTCTCAAGCACACCGACCTGGCCGCAGGCATTGTCGAGATGACAATCCGTGCACCGGTCATTGCCCATTCGGCCCGGGCCGGTCAGTTCGTTCGCGTTCTGGCAACCCAGGATGGCGAGCTCATTCCGCTGACCCTTGCAGACTGGAACCGTGAAAACGGCACCATCGATCTGGTCATTCAGGGCATGGGTACCTCGACCAAACTGATGAACAAGATGAAGGAAGGCGATTTCTTCGCCGGTATCGCAGGCCCGCTCGGAGAACCGAGCGATGTCAAGAAGTTCGATCCGGAGACAGAAACGGTGGTCTTCACGGCCGGTGGCGTGGGTCTGCCGGCAATCTATCCGATTGCCAAGACCCATCTGGAAACCGGCAACCATGTCACCATGATCATCGGCTTCCGCTCGGCAGACCATCTGTTCTGGACGGGCGAAGACGAACGCATGGGGCTTCTGAAGGCCAAATACGGCGACATGCTGGACGTCATCTATTGTTCCAACGATGGCACCTTCGGTATCAAGGGCTTTGTCACCAACCCGCTCGAAGACATGCTCAAGGATGGCAAGTCTTCCAAGGGGCGCAAGATCGCGGAGGTCGTCTCAGTCGGTCCTCCGATGATGATGCGCGCCGTCAGCGATCTGACCAAGCCTTATGAAGTACCGACTGTGGTCAGCCTCAACTCCATCATGGTGGACGCGACCGGCATGTGCGGGGCCTGCATGGTGCCTGTGCTCAAGGACGGCAAGACCCTGCGTCAGCACGCCTGTATCGATGGGCCGGAGTTTAACGCCCACTCCGTCGAATGGGACAAGTTCCTGCCGCGCTTTGGCCAGTTCAAGGCACAGGAAGTGCGCAGCATGGAAAAGCACAAGCTCAACTGA
- a CDS encoding RNA polymerase sigma factor, whose protein sequence is MKNATVQSVSHSAVSEPAVTKSQLLQARDLVALSDDELLGLIALGQEEAFQALVERHIDRGYAVAYRILQDGPEAEDVLQDAFLQVWTRRGSWKAGRAKFSTWLFKVVTNRCIDLLRKNRTSAMEELPDVKDDSSNQSAVLEMQEAIDLLEDAVAKLPDQQRIAIVFSYNESMSNSEIAEIMETSVSAVESLLKRGRQKLRDSLKSHSADILSLFTQP, encoded by the coding sequence ATGAAGAACGCAACCGTGCAATCTGTTTCACATTCGGCCGTGTCTGAACCTGCTGTGACGAAATCGCAGCTATTGCAGGCGCGCGACCTGGTTGCGCTGAGCGATGACGAATTGCTCGGACTGATCGCACTTGGTCAGGAAGAAGCCTTTCAGGCACTTGTCGAACGTCACATCGACAGGGGGTATGCCGTAGCCTACCGCATTCTTCAGGATGGACCGGAGGCTGAGGATGTATTGCAGGATGCGTTCCTGCAGGTCTGGACCCGCCGTGGCTCATGGAAAGCAGGCCGCGCCAAATTCTCCACCTGGCTCTTCAAGGTCGTGACCAACCGTTGCATCGACCTTCTGCGCAAGAACAGGACATCCGCCATGGAGGAACTGCCGGATGTCAAGGATGACAGCTCCAACCAGTCGGCTGTGCTCGAAATGCAGGAAGCGATCGATCTGCTGGAAGATGCGGTCGCCAAGCTGCCAGACCAGCAGCGCATCGCCATTGTCTTCTCCTACAATGAGAGCATGAGCAACAGCGAGATCGCAGAAATCATGGAAACCAGCGTCTCCGCAGTTGAATCGCTCCTCAAGCGTGGGCGTCAGAAACTGCGCGACAGTCTCAAGAGTCACAGTGCGGACATCCTGTCCCTGTTTACTCAACCTTAA
- a CDS encoding MarR family transcriptional regulator — protein sequence MNVEERSDHVSANWPEAVTPYLQSAALLQRLFSLLQDDIKVLLRQSGLTYAEFDALAALRSQPPGAALTPTELYGAMLISSGGLTKVLKSLESQKLVARPTSEGDARKKPILLTDKGREMLAVLMPKIATRSEKLLQNGFENAEDCQRFAERLKGIVGVVEQEIAGGSN from the coding sequence ATGAATGTGGAAGAGCGAAGCGATCACGTCTCAGCCAACTGGCCCGAAGCCGTAACACCTTATCTGCAAAGCGCAGCACTGCTGCAAAGATTGTTCTCGCTCTTGCAGGATGACATAAAAGTGCTGCTCAGGCAAAGCGGCCTGACCTATGCCGAGTTCGATGCACTAGCCGCATTGCGGTCGCAGCCACCGGGTGCGGCACTGACGCCGACCGAGCTCTACGGCGCCATGCTGATTTCGTCTGGCGGATTGACGAAAGTTCTAAAATCCCTTGAATCCCAAAAACTTGTCGCACGTCCAACATCAGAGGGCGACGCTCGCAAGAAGCCCATTTTGCTGACGGACAAGGGCCGTGAGATGCTTGCTGTGCTGATGCCGAAAATCGCCACCCGCTCTGAAAAACTGCTGCAGAACGGCTTTGAGAATGCGGAAGATTGCCAACGCTTTGCCGAGCGCCTCAAGGGAATTGTCGGGGTGGTCGAACAGGAAATCGCCGGCGGATCAAACTGA
- a CDS encoding efflux RND transporter periplasmic adaptor subunit has translation MFCSPIRLSRKFMLTPFVALVFGLMASDLVFAQPAPGGAMGAQQQGPLTVGAITLKDADVPFQVTLPGRAVAFEQVDIRPRVNGVIAEIAYTPGRPVAVGDLLFRIDNETYEASVQSAEADVASAQATLEGAQITLDRYRKIEGTGISTADVKDAEVTLHKAEAALKTANAALRTANLSLDWTEIRSPISGIPEVADVSVGSIVTSNQTTALTTVTRLDPIYVDVQESSVRMLAIRNLVESGQLTRADKLSLKLQLENGETLDGEGVLRSPGTSVSTTTGTVALRMEFENPKRMVIPGQFLRVDATLGTSKAILVPQGATQRGSDGNLTAYVAVDGKVAIATLEEIGSYDNNWIVTGGVKAGDQILVDNIRNLSEGAEIKVVPVEYVDGIIKQVEASASTDAAKTPASDEAAAQPAKE, from the coding sequence ATGTTTTGCTCCCCCATTCGCTTGTCCCGCAAGTTCATGCTGACACCGTTCGTGGCCCTGGTCTTCGGCCTGATGGCTTCGGACCTCGTTTTCGCGCAGCCCGCACCCGGCGGTGCCATGGGCGCACAACAGCAAGGCCCGCTAACAGTCGGCGCAATCACACTGAAGGACGCCGACGTTCCCTTTCAGGTGACCCTGCCGGGCCGGGCCGTGGCCTTTGAACAGGTCGATATCAGACCCAGGGTCAACGGGGTCATCGCCGAGATCGCCTATACACCGGGGCGCCCGGTCGCTGTCGGGGATCTGCTGTTCCGCATAGACAACGAAACCTACGAGGCATCGGTGCAGTCCGCCGAAGCGGACGTTGCCAGCGCTCAGGCGACGCTGGAGGGGGCACAGATCACACTGGATCGTTACCGCAAGATCGAGGGCACCGGCATTTCAACCGCCGATGTCAAGGATGCCGAGGTCACTCTGCACAAGGCGGAAGCCGCTCTGAAAACGGCTAATGCTGCCCTGCGCACGGCCAATCTCAGCCTCGACTGGACCGAGATCCGCAGTCCCATCTCCGGCATCCCTGAAGTGGCCGATGTTTCGGTCGGCTCGATCGTGACGTCGAACCAGACGACAGCGCTGACCACGGTAACGCGCCTCGATCCGATCTATGTCGACGTGCAGGAATCCAGCGTGCGGATGCTTGCCATCCGCAATCTGGTGGAAAGCGGGCAGTTGACGCGTGCTGACAAACTGAGCCTCAAGCTGCAGCTTGAAAATGGTGAGACCCTCGATGGAGAGGGGGTTCTTCGCTCGCCGGGAACATCGGTCTCTACGACGACAGGAACCGTTGCCCTGCGCATGGAATTCGAAAACCCCAAGCGTATGGTCATCCCTGGCCAGTTTCTGCGCGTTGATGCGACTCTCGGCACTTCCAAGGCCATTCTCGTGCCACAGGGCGCAACCCAACGTGGCAGTGATGGCAATCTGACGGCCTATGTGGCTGTGGACGGCAAGGTGGCCATTGCCACGCTTGAAGAGATCGGATCCTACGACAACAACTGGATCGTCACCGGCGGTGTGAAGGCGGGTGACCAGATCCTTGTCGACAACATCCGCAACCTGAGCGAAGGGGCAGAGATCAAGGTCGTCCCGGTGGAATATGTCGACGGAATCATCAAGCAAGTCGAGGCCTCCGCCTCAACTGATGCTGCCAAGACTCCTGCTTCTGATGAGGCTGCTGCCCAGCCTGCGAAGGAGTAG